aATTTGTGTTTAGTGATCGATGTACCTCACCTTTAAATAATGctgaaaataattatagagtCATTGTTCAAATTCAAGACCTCAGTTTTGATATCACGTTAAATTATGACTTGTTTCAAAAACTTAAGATgatgaaaatgatgaatttaatattttaaaattctaTATACATAAAACATGACATTTATTTGGAGATTGTTATAAAACAAAACCATTTGCCATCAGTTATTAAATCAGTAATTCTAGATGTTATGGTGGCTAATTGAAATATGAGTGTTCAAGATAACTTCTATTAaggtattaattaaataaataaattcacatCTTTTTAACGGTTTAAGTTTTTtggataattgatgatttaacatggtattagaaaATAGGTAATGGGTTTAAATTCTGACTCTCACAGTTTTACACacattccaattaaaatattcaaTGTGAATCACACatgtttaagcttttgggataattgatgatttaataaCTTTTGACAAACCAAATTGAACAATATTACATTAGAAGACAAATATTGTTTTGTTTAGAGTATGGGAACACTGGATTTCAGTAATCAATTTTTTAGAACCCCTTGTTATATGCACATAATAGCATTTGCCTTAGTCTTCTAGGCAGTGCATTAATCTAATTCAACTGTATTCAGTAATTGTTTCAGGTGAAGTCGAAGATGAAATTAGTAGTGCTGAATCGCTGCAATTTGACTTTGGCACAATTAAAGTTGCTACAGAGAACTTTTCAAATGCAAATAAACTTGGACAAGGTGGATTTGGCGCTGTTTACAAGGTGAATTAGAAAAGTATATCGTTTTTGTGGGTCATAATATTTTAAATCAAGCATTAATTATAAACTTGAGGTTGacaaatgctatatatatttccCTTTTTCAGGGTAGACTCCCAAATGGACAAGAAATAGCTGTAAAGAGGTTGCTCAAACCTTCTGGCCAAAGAAATCTTGAATTTAAGAATGAAGTTGTGTTAGTGGCTAGGCTTCAACATCGGAATTTGGTAAGGCTCATAGGATTCTGCTTGGAAGGAAATGAAAGGCTTCTAATCTATGAGTTTATGCCTAATTCAAGCCTTGATAAATTCATATTTGGTATGGTTGCAGTTCTATTTACTTAAATGTTAGAATCTATTCATGATAATTTTCTAATTGAAATGTCTAGTCCGCCACATATTTTGGTTTAAGAGATCGAATCATATGCTTTAATGAATATGTAGATCCAATCAAGCGTACAGTTCTGCATTGGGAAAGACGCTATAAAATTATAGAAGGCATTGCTCGAGGGATTCTTTACCTTCATGAAGATTCTCAACTTCGTATTATTCATCGCGATCTAAAAGCTGGAAATATTTTATTAGATGCAGATATGAATCCTAAAATTTCAGATTTCGGCACAGCAAGATTGTTTATGTTAGATCAAACTCAAGGCAATACGAAGAAAGTTATGGGGACCTAGTAAGTATATCCATGTAGGTTTAGAGCAAATAATTATCAATAGCATGCTATGTGTCAGTAACACTAATATTTACTCCGTGTCATAAAAATATGGAAGCCATTGAATTCGTCTCCcataaataagatgaaattaaagaaattttaaaatataaatatgaaaaactaTATTATCATTCAATCTAAACTGATATTGTTGATGTTTATATGTAGTGGATATATGCCCCCAGAATATGTCATACACGGACGGTTTTCAGTCAAATCCGATGtgtttagttttggtgttttagttttGGAGATAATGAGTGGGACAAAAATAAGTTCTTTTCGAAAGGGAGAGGATGAAGAAGGCCTTCTTAGTTATGTAAGTACAATTATCTTtgtgtatatttcttttttgcttCAAAAGTGGCACTTGATATTGAGAAAGTAAACTAATGTTATCTCTGATATTGTTTACCCATGTAATTATCTATCTTGCAGGCATGGAAAAATTGGAGGGAAGGGACAACTTCAAATCTCATAGATCCCACGTTGAGGTCCAGTTCAACAACAGAAATATTGAGATGCATCCACATTGGGTTATTATGTGTTCAAGAGAATGTAGCTAACAGACCAACAATGGCTTCGGTCCTCCTTATGCTTAATGACGACTCTATCATTCTTTCAGTACCAAAAAAACCTGCATTTCTTATGGATAAAAGCACTATATCAGACATGTCTGCTCGAAGGGAGCAAAATACTAGGGCAATACGGTCAGATCAATCAAGAAGCAGATTTGTTGAAGCCTCGGCAAATGAGGCTTCATTTACTAAGCCATATCCTCGCTAAAATAAACCAAGAGTTATATATTTTAGaagataaaatatatttttgttaatgatATATTCagtgatttctttcatttaatttcaatttcatgACAATGGTGATTCATTTTGTTATGGGAAATATGTTAAGACATGATTAAACTAAAAGCCCTCTAGGTACGTGTTCTAGGGGAGGAGTGGTTCATATGTGTTATGATTCTAAGTGTCACACATTGATTTAAGTGTAATCTTAACTATGTATAATAAGCTCTTAGGCACCCTCATTTTGCAAGCCGGTTTTTAAAGGTAGGTTCTACCTAAAGTTTATAttatttggtattagagctgcTACCACGTGGAGTATGGAATCAAGATTAGCTCGTTAAGTATGATATCATATGGGTTTTGGAAATAATATATTTCTTAAGTAAAAtctatttattttgaatgaTGCATGTACTAGGTTTGGCTATCTCACGTATTTTTCATGCAATAGATTGGTTCATGATCTCATATATGGATATGAAAATGGCTAGAACTATATGGATTTGACCATTTAAATGAAAGGAACATAATCACTcttttatttgttcaaattggTTTTTCAATATCTAAGAAAGACTATCATAAATAGGTTTAAGCATAAACTTATAAACATAAAATGATGAACTttgaaa
This DNA window, taken from Alnus glutinosa chromosome 5, dhAlnGlut1.1, whole genome shotgun sequence, encodes the following:
- the LOC133869312 gene encoding cysteine-rich receptor-like protein kinase 44 isoform X1, translated to MCCLRLFLSLFFFLIHPATLTVAQYCYNENGNYTSNSTYEENLKSVLASMSSNTEIDYGFYNFSSGETPDKVNAIALCRGDISPEECRSCVNATSHDLLKSCPNQKEAIMWPDKCMLRYSNRDIFGVMESWPRIAYYNTGNVSDVEGFNGVLRPLLKRLRNSAASGNSTRKFALGSDFAPNFQTLSALVECTPDLDQLGCNNCLLAAEGFIRDGKQGGKYVTPSCDLRYEIYGFYDPTAEAPPPSPVPPPSAPPVLSASPPPVLPSPPIQGKKSNSSPSAIVIVVPTVISAVLIICIGICYFYLRVRKEGKKVEIIVSGEVEDEISSAESLQFDFGTIKVATENFSNANKLGQGGFGAVYKGRLPNGQEIAVKRLLKPSGQRNLEFKNEVVLVARLQHRNLVRLIGFCLEGNERLLIYEFMPNSSLDKFIFDPIKRTVLHWERRYKIIEGIARGILYLHEDSQLRIIHRDLKAGNILLDADMNPKISDFGTARLFMLDQTQGNTKKVMGTYGYMPPEYVIHGRFSVKSDVFSFGVLVLEIMSGTKISSFRKGEDEEGLLSYAWKNWREGTTSNLIDPTLRSSSTTEILRCIHIGLLCVQENVANRPTMASVLLMLNDDSIILSVPKKPAFLMDKSTISDMSARREQNTRAIRSDQSRSRFVEASANEASFTKPYPR
- the LOC133869312 gene encoding cysteine-rich receptor-like protein kinase 44 isoform X2, which codes for MCCLRLFLSLFFFLIHPATLTVAQYCYNENGNYTSNSTYEENLKSVLASMSSNTEIDYGFYNFSSGETPDKVNAIALCRGDISPEECRSCVNATSHDLLKSCPNQKEAIMWPDKCMLRYSNRDIFGVMESWPRIAYYNTGNVSDVEGFNGVLRPLLKRLRNSAASGNSTRKFALGSDFAPNFQTLSALVECTPDLDQLGCNNCLLAAEGFIRDGKQGGKYVTPSCDLRYEIYGFYDPTAEAPPPSPVPPPSAPPVLSASPPPVLPSPPIQGKKSNSSPSAIVIVVPTVISAVLIICIGICYFYLRVRKEGKKVESEVEDEISSAESLQFDFGTIKVATENFSNANKLGQGGFGAVYKGRLPNGQEIAVKRLLKPSGQRNLEFKNEVVLVARLQHRNLVRLIGFCLEGNERLLIYEFMPNSSLDKFIFDPIKRTVLHWERRYKIIEGIARGILYLHEDSQLRIIHRDLKAGNILLDADMNPKISDFGTARLFMLDQTQGNTKKVMGTYGYMPPEYVIHGRFSVKSDVFSFGVLVLEIMSGTKISSFRKGEDEEGLLSYAWKNWREGTTSNLIDPTLRSSSTTEILRCIHIGLLCVQENVANRPTMASVLLMLNDDSIILSVPKKPAFLMDKSTISDMSARREQNTRAIRSDQSRSRFVEASANEASFTKPYPR